Genomic window ([Empedobacter] haloabium):
AGCCGGCCTTCTGCCGCGTGGCGCGGTATTCCGGCAGGTAGCGGCCCGCCTGGCGCATCAGCCACACGGGCGTGTAGTCGGTCGGCTGGCGCAGCAGCGCACGCAGGAAGGTGTCGTTCTGGAGCGGGGCGAATTGTGGCATGGGGCGCAATCAAAGCGGGACGAAAGACGGTATTATCGCATCCCCGCCGTCAAATTACCGCGATTTGGAACCGTCCATGACCACTCTGACCGCCCCCTTCGGAACCTGGCCTTCGCCCATCAGCGCCGCCCTCGTGGCGGCCGGCGCCACCCCACTGTCCTCGCTCGCCATCGCCGGCCGCGACATCTACTGGCTGGCCGGGCGCGCCAGCGAAGCGGGCCGCAATACGCTGCTGCGCCGGCGCGGCAGCCAGGCCGAGGAGCTGACGCCGGCGCCATTCAATGTGCGCACCCGCGTGCACGAATACGGCGGCGGCGCCTACGCCGTGGCGGGCGACACCGTGTATTTCTCGCATTTCGCCGACAACCGCCTGTACCGCCAGGCCGGCAGCGGTGCCGCCGAAGCCTTCACGGCGGCCGGCCGCCAGCGCTTCGCCGACTTCGTGGTCGACGCGCCGCGCCAGCGCCTGATCGCCGTGCGCGAGCTGCATGGCGAAGACCCGCACGCGCAACCCGTCAACACGCTGTGCGCCGTGGGGTTCGACGGCAGCGAGACGGTGCTGGCCGAGGGCCACGACTTTTATTCGTCGCCGCGCCTGTCGCCGGACGGCCGCCAACTGGCCTGGCTGACCTGGGACCACCCGCGCATGCCGTGGCAGGGCACGCAGCTGTGGCTGGCGGACCTCGGCGCCGATGGCCTGCCCGGCACGCCCCAGCTGATCGCCGGCGGCTCGGATGAGTCGATCTGCCAACCCGAATGGGCGCCGGACGGTCGCCTGCACTTCGTCTCCGACCGCAGCGGCTGGTGGAACCTGTACCGTCGCGGCGCCGCCGGCATCGAGGCCATCTGCCCGCTGCAAGCCGAATTCGGCGCACCGCACTGGACCTTCGGCAACAGCATGTACGGCTTCACGCCGGCCGGCGACATCGTCTGCACCTATATCGACAAGGGCGTCAGCCGCCTGGCGCGCCTGGCCGCCGACGGCACCCTGAGCCCGATCGCCACGCCCTACGACGAGATCCGCGAACTGAAAGTGGGCGACGGCTTTGTCGTGCTGCTGGGCGGCAGCCCCACGATCGCGGCCGAAATTTCCCGCATCGACCTGGCCAGGGGCGAAGTGGAAGTGCTGGCACGCTCGATCGAGGCGCTGCCGGAGCTGGGTTACCTGTCCGTCCCCGAAAGCATCAGCTACCCGAGCGCCGGCGGCCGCACCGCCTACGCCTTCTTCTACCCGCCCGCGAACCAGGACGTGCAGGCACCGGCCGGCGAAAAGCCGCCGGTGATCGTCATCAGCCATGGCGGCCCGACCGGCATGGCGGCCAGCACATTGAAACTGGCGACGCAGTTCTGGACCAGCCGCGGCTTCGGCGTGCTGGACGTGAACTACGGCGGCAGCACGGGCTTCGGGCGCGCCTACCGCGACGCGCTGAAGGGCCAGTGGGGCATCGTCGACGTGGAGGATTGCATCGCCGGCGCGCAGTACCTGGTACAGAGCGGCCGCGCGGATGGCGGGCGCCTGATCATCCGCGGCGGCAGCGCCGGCGGGCTGACGACCTTGTGCGCGCTGACCTTCCACGACGTCTTCAAGCTGGGCGCCAGCTACTACGGCGTGTCCGACCTGCAGGGCCTGGACGACGACTCGCACAAGTTCGAGTCGCACTACAACGAATACCTGATCGCGCCGCAACCCCAGGCCAAGGCGGTCTACGCCGAGCGCTCGCCGATCAACCACACCGACCGGTTGTCCCGCCCGATGATCTTCTTCCAGGGCCTGGACGACAAGGTGGTGCCGCCGCCGCAATCGGAGGCGATGGTGCAGGCGCTGCAACGGCGCGGCATCCCGGTCGCCTACGTGCCGCTGGAGGGTGAAGGTCACGGTTTCCGCAAGGCCGAGAACATCGTGCGCACGCTGGAGGCGGAGCTGTATTTCTACCTGCGCATGTTCGGCCTGCACGAGGGTGCGACGGCGGCCGTCGCGATCGACAACCTGCGGGACTG
Coding sequences:
- a CDS encoding S9 family peptidase; this translates as MTTLTAPFGTWPSPISAALVAAGATPLSSLAIAGRDIYWLAGRASEAGRNTLLRRRGSQAEELTPAPFNVRTRVHEYGGGAYAVAGDTVYFSHFADNRLYRQAGSGAAEAFTAAGRQRFADFVVDAPRQRLIAVRELHGEDPHAQPVNTLCAVGFDGSETVLAEGHDFYSSPRLSPDGRQLAWLTWDHPRMPWQGTQLWLADLGADGLPGTPQLIAGGSDESICQPEWAPDGRLHFVSDRSGWWNLYRRGAAGIEAICPLQAEFGAPHWTFGNSMYGFTPAGDIVCTYIDKGVSRLARLAADGTLSPIATPYDEIRELKVGDGFVVLLGGSPTIAAEISRIDLARGEVEVLARSIEALPELGYLSVPESISYPSAGGRTAYAFFYPPANQDVQAPAGEKPPVIVISHGGPTGMAASTLKLATQFWTSRGFGVLDVNYGGSTGFGRAYRDALKGQWGIVDVEDCIAGAQYLVQSGRADGGRLIIRGGSAGGLTTLCALTFHDVFKLGASYYGVSDLQGLDDDSHKFESHYNEYLIAPQPQAKAVYAERSPINHTDRLSRPMIFFQGLDDKVVPPPQSEAMVQALQRRGIPVAYVPLEGEGHGFRKAENIVRTLEAELYFYLRMFGLHEGATAAVAIDNLRD